One Streptomyces dangxiongensis genomic window, TGTCGCCAACCACTTCTTCTACCTGCTGTCGGAGGGCAGCGGCGCGAAGACGATCAACGGCGTCAGCTACAACTCGCCGACGTACAACGGCGCCGCGGTCACCGGCATCGGCCGCGCCAAGGCGCTCCAGATCTGGTACAAGGCGCTGACGACGTACATGACGTCGACGACCAACTACAAGGCCGCCCGCACGGCGACCCTGAACGCGGCGTCCGCGCTGTACGGCTCCACCAGCGCCGAGTACAAGGCCGTCGCCGCGGCCTGGACCGGCGTGAACGTCAGCTAGTCACCCCCGCGCCACACCAGGGCGGCACCCGGAACGCGAGCGTTCCGGGTGCCGCCCTACCCTTGTGACCCATGTCCTCGGCGTCCTTCACCTACGAGCCGGTCGGCGCGACCCGCGACGACCTGGCCGTCTGCCCGCCCGGCTTCCACCCCCTGTTCGTCCGCACCCGGCTCGGCGAGGGCCAGGAGGTGTTCGACCGGGCCGCCGAGGCGGTCCTGACCTGGGAGATGCACCGCGCGCTCGGGGTCGGCGTCGACGCCACGGCCGCCCGCGCGGCCCCCGGCGTCGACGTCACGGTCACCCTGGCCGGCCTCGTCCGGGCCCCCTGCCGCATCGTCTGGACGGCCGAGGAACCCCGCCGGGCCGGCTGGGCCTACGGCACCCTCGAAGGCCACCCCGAGTGCGGCGAGGAGGCCTTCGTGGTCGACCGCACCGGCGACGGCACGGTATGGCTCACCGTCGCCGCGTTCAGCCGCGCCGCCAAGTGGTACGCCCGCGCGGGCGGCCCGGCCACCCGCAGCCTCCAGCACGCGTACGCCCGCCGGTGCGGCACGGTGCTCAGGAACCTGGCCGGCCGGGGCCTCGCGGACTGACGGTCACCGCAGCAGCACCCCCGCTCCCTCCACCACCTCCTGGGACGGCACGGCCACCAGGCCCGATTCCGCGGTGGAGGCGAGAAGGGGGTGGGCGGGCAGGATGCGGACCGTGTAGCCGTAGGGGCCGGTGCGGTCCAGGGAGAGCGGACCCTCGTACAGGAGGCGCCCTTCCAGGTCGGGGGCGCCGGCCGGCTTCAGCGGGACGACCGTGGCGTCGGTGATGCGGTCCTCCTCGTCCACCCGGCCGGACACCGCCTGCACCTCCACGTCGTCCGGGCCCAGCTCGCCCAGTTGCACCCGCACCCGCAGCCCGACGGCCGTGCCCAGTTCCGCGGTGGCCGTCGTCGCACTCGTCTCGACGTGGTCCACGGTCACCCCCGGCCACGCGGCCCGCACCCGGGCCTTCCAGCCGGCGAGGTCCCGGGCGGTGTCCGGAGCCAGTGTGCGGTGCGACTGCGCGGCGGGGGCGTAGAGCCGGTCGACGTACTCGCGGACCATGCGGCCGGCCAGCACCTTCGGGCCCAGCTCGGAGAGGGTCCGGCGGACCATCTCGATCCAGCGGTCGGGCAGTCCGGCCCGCCCGCGCTCGTAGAAACGCGGCGCGACCCGCTGTTCGAGCAGGTCGTACAGGGCCGCCGCCTCGATGTCGTCACGGTGGTCGGGGTCGGTGCAGGCGCCGTCCGCGGTGGGGATGGCCCAGCCGAAGTCCGGCTGGAACCACTCGTCCCACCAGCCGTCCAGCACGGAGAGGTTGAGGCAGCCGTTCAGCGCCGCCTTCATGCCCGAGGTGCCGCAGGCCTCCAGGGGGCGCAGGGGGTTGTTCAGCCAG contains:
- a CDS encoding DUF1990 domain-containing protein — translated: MSSASFTYEPVGATRDDLAVCPPGFHPLFVRTRLGEGQEVFDRAAEAVLTWEMHRALGVGVDATAARAAPGVDVTVTLAGLVRAPCRIVWTAEEPRRAGWAYGTLEGHPECGEEAFVVDRTGDGTVWLTVAAFSRAAKWYARAGGPATRSLQHAYARRCGTVLRNLAGRGLAD